The segment CAGCGCCGGGGACCCGAAGCCCCGGACGGAGCGGTGGGACCCGGCGACCGGAGTATGGGACACCCTCGGCGTGACCAACCTCTACGCGTTCGCGCAGACTTCGACCGGCCTGGTCTTCGGGGTGAGCGTCGAGCACGGGAACGGCGCCTATGCCTTCGACGGCACGACGGCGGCGCTCCTCGACTCGCTGACCCCTTCGAACACACAGGGCGGAACGGGCGTCGGCATCGCGAGCAACAACCTACGCGGGGTCTCGTTCGACGCCGCGGGGCGCGGCTGGTTCGCCCTGGCCACGAGCGGGCTCAGCATCTGGGATGGGAACGGAACCCTCACCGACCACTCCGACGACCGCTGGCTTCGCTACACCGGAACCGGATTTCCGAGCGATCAGACCACCGCGGTCGTGACGACCGGGGCTTCCTCCGGATGGGTCGGGACCGTCGGCGGCCTCGTGCGCATGGTCAACGATTTCGTCGATCCAGCGGCGACGGCCGCGACGAACGCGAAGCTCCCCTCGCCCCAGGTCAAAGACCTCGTCCTCGACTCCGACGGAAACCTCTGGGTCGCCACGTCCGGGGGCCTCGCCCGCGTCGAGGCCGTGACCGGCGTCGTCGAGAGCTGGAGCGCGCTCGACGGTCTGGCCGGCGACGACGTTCAGTCGCTCGCCTGGGACTCCGGCCGCGGCGTCCTCTGGGCGGGAACCTCCGACGGCATCTCCGAGATCTTCCCGGGCGCGGGCTCAAGCGGGTTCAGCGACCGATCGTACCTCTACCCGAGCCCGCTCGGAGCGACCGCGACCGCGCTCCGCCTCGGGGGGATCACCGACGAGGTTTTCGGCGAAGTGCGCGACCTGACGGGCGCGCTCATCCGGCGCTTCCGCTGCGATCCGGCGCACAACGAGGTGTGGGACCTCCGCCTCGCGAACGGATCACCGGCCGCACCGGGCGTCTACGTCGTCGTCTTGAGGGCCGGCGACCGCTCGCGAATTCTTCGAACGGCGGTCGTGCGGTGAGGGTCGCCTCGGAAGTCGGGCTGGTCTCGCCGCCGGACACGTCGGCGTGGGACGGCTTGGTCGCCGCGTCTCCGGAAGCGACCGTGTTCCACACCTCGGCCTGGGCGAAGCTCTGGACCGAAGAATGGAAAGGCTCCAAGTGGGAGGCGATCGTCGTACAGGATTCGTCAGGCTACTCGGGCGGGATCGGCATGATCTCCCGCCGGCGGGGAATCTTCCGGACCGTCGAGTCGATGCCGTTCGGAACCTACGGAGGGCCGATCGTTCGCGAGGGGCATCCGGATCCCTCCGCGGTGCGCCGCCTTCTCATGGAGGCGTATGCCGCCCGAGTGGCCCGGAGGCTCGTGGCCCGCTCGCGCGTCACCTGGTACGAGGGGACCGCGGGCGATTTCCCGGACAACCTCCGCCCGGAGGAATCGATCACGCACGTGCTTGCGCTCTCGAGCGACTACGAGAGCGTGGCGAAGGGATTCTCTCCCTCGACGCGGCGTCTCGTCCGGCAGGCCGACGAGAGCGCGCTCTCGATCCGCGTCGCCGAGACGTCCGAAGATCTTCACGCGTTCTACGAGATCGCGGTGGAGACCGTTCGCCGCCGCGGCGGAACGCCCAAGCCGTATTCGCTCTACGAGCGAATCTTGAAATCCCTCGTGCCGGCCGGGCTCGCCCGGTACCACCTCGTCCTCCACGAGGGGGCGGCCGTCGCGGCGAGCCTCCACCTGTTCCACGAGGGGACCGCGATGAGCTGGCTCCCGGTCTCGCGCGAGTCGTCGTGGCATCTCCGCCCGAACAACTACCTCATCGCGAGCCTCCTCGAGACCCTCTGCGGGGCGGGCTACCTCGAGTACAACTTCGGCGCGACGCCTCTCGGCGCCGCCGGTCTCGTCCGGTTCAAGGAAGGATGGGGCGCGCGACCGCGGTCCGTCCTGATCGCGGGGCGCCGAAGCGCCCTCCACCGGCGACTTCGCTCCTAGGACGCCGGTGAGGATTCTCCTCCTCGCGCACGCCCCGGCGGTGCACACGCGGCGCTGGGCGCAGGGGCTTCGGGAGCGCGGTCACGAGCTTCGTCTGCTGACGGCGACCGAATCGGAGGTGCCGTCCGGCGTGCCCACGCGCGTCGTCGGTTGGCCCCTGCCGATCTCGGCGCTCCGCTACGCGAGCGCCCGCAAGGCGGTCCGGCAGGAACTTCGCGCGTTCCGTCCCGACGTGACCGTCGCGCACTTCCTGCCGAGCTACGGCTTCCTCGCCGCCCTGGCGGGGGCCACCCCGTGGATGCTCGTCTGCTGGGGCTCCGATCTGCTCCGGAACGCCACGCGCACGCCATTTCATCGCGCTCGGGCGCGCTGGACGCTCCGCAGCGCGCAATTGATCCACGTCGATGCCGGGAATCTCGAAGAAGCGGCGTTGCGCTTGGGTGCCGAGCCCGAGAAGGTCTGGAAGCGCGCGTGGGGCGTCAACGTCCGCGCGCTCGAGCCAAAGGAAGCCTGGGCCGCGCGTCGCGCCGGGTCCAGCGCGCTCCGCGTCCTCTGGACACGCCAGCTCGAGACGCTCTACGACCCCGCGACCTTCGTGCGCGCGCTCGGAATCCTGGGCCGGAAGGGCGTCGCCTTCCGCGCGACCATGGCCGGAGCCGGGCCGCTTCGCCCCGACCTTGAAGCACTCGCCCGACGCGAGGGAATCGCGGAGCAGGTCGTCTTCACCGGATGGGTCGAGGGCGAGAAGCTCCTCGCGCTCTATCGGGGCCACGATGCGTACGTTTCTCTCTCCCGGTCCGACTCGACATCGCAATCGCTCCTCGAGGGAATGGCCGCGGGCTTGGCGCCGGTGGTGACCGACATCGCCGGAAACCGGGAGTGGGTGACGCATCGGCGCGAGGGCCTGCTCGTGCCGGTCGGCGACGCGGAGGCGGTCGCCTGCGCGTTGGCCGAGATCGCGCGCGACGCGGCCACCGCCGGCGCCATGGCCGATCGCGCGCGGGCCGCCGTGACCTCCGGCGCGAGATTCGACGACACGCTCGCGGAGACGGAGGAGCGGCTCCGCGCGATCGCGGTCACCGCCGCAGGGCGGAACGGCGCGCTCCGCGGAGACCCCGCTTGAAACGGCTCCTCGTCCTCGCCTACTTCTTCCCGCCGATCGGCGGCGGCGGGTGCCAGCGTTCCCTGAAGCTCGTCCGCTACCTGGACCCGCTGGGCTGGACCTCGACTGTCGTGACCGCGCGCGATCCCGACTACTGGATCCTCGATCCCACGCTGCTCGAGGAGGTCCCCAACTCGACCGAAGTGATCCGCGCACGCGGGATGACGTCCCATCGTTTGCTCCGGCTCCTCGCGGGCGGGGGCGTGGCGGTCGAGCGGCGGCAGGGCGGGCGCGACCCGCGCTCGTTTCAAGCATTGAGGAAGCTTCAGTCGTGGCTCCTCATCCCGGACGGATATCTGCCGTGGGCGCGGGAGGCGGAGCGAGCCGCGGCCCGGCGCATCGAGGCGGGAGGCGTGGATGCGATCTGGACCACGTCGTCCCCGGAGAGCGCCCATCTGGCGGGGAAGGGTCTCAAGCGGCGCTTCGGCCTCCCGTGGATCGCGGACTTCCGCGATCCCTGGGTCGGGCGCGTAACGTACGCGCCGCCGACGCCGTGGCACGACGGGCGTCACCGCGCGCTCGAGCGCGCGGTCGTCGAAGCGGCCGACCGAGTCACGCTCGTGAGCGAGGCGATGGTCGCTCTGTACCAGGGGCGATATCCCGGCCTTCCGCCGGAGCGCTTCGTCTACGTTCCGAACGGCGTCGATTCGGACGACTGGCGCCGGGTCGACCGGCTGACGCCCACGGCCGCGTCGATCGAAGAGGAGAATCGCGACCGCGGGAGGCTCGTCCTCCTGCACGCAGGGCAGCTCGCGCATCGTCCCACGGCACGCACGCTGCTCGGGGCCGTGCGGCGGGTGATCGAAGCGGATCCCTCGGCCGAGGAATGGATCAGGCTCCGGTTCCTCGGTGGGAACGAGGAGCTTCTCCCGGACGATCTCGAAGACCTTCAAGGGATCGTCGAGCTCGAGCCATCCCGGCCGCACCTCGAGGCCCTCGCCGCCATGAAACGGGCCGGGGCGCTCGTCCTGCTTGGGCACGGCGGAGAAGCCGATGCGCTCCTCTACACCGGCAAAATCTACGAATACCTGACAAGCGGGCGCCCCGTGCTCGGGATACTGGACCCCGGCCCGGGCGCCGACCTACTCCGGGCATCGGGCGCGGGTCCAGTTTGCTCGGCCCGCGACGAGGGGGCCACCGCCGAGGCGATCGGACGCCTGTTCTCCGAGTGGCGCCGCGGCGGGGGTCTCTCCTCCGCGCCGCCCCGGCCGCAGGCCCCGGAATGGGAGCGAAGCGCCGTCGCGGCGCGGGTCGCAGGGCTCCTCTCCGGCCTCGATTCACACCCCCGCAACTAGACTTTCCCCACCTCTCCTCAAAATCCCGTAACTCATTACATAACACCATCATATTTTTGTAAAAAAGCCTGGAATCCGCCTTGACACCCCTTGGGTGCGGACGTACGATGCGGCGCGTGGTGAATTGTGGGACGAAGTGGGGAACGCTTCGATCCCCATAGGCGGGACGTTCGGGGGGCATCAAGGGATCTGGGATGGCGACGTTCCGCGGCAGTTACAAGCATTCCATTGATCACAAGGGGCGGGTGAGCATCCCTGCTCGCTTCCGGCGCCTCTTGTCGGGAGACGCGAGCGAGACGTTCGTGGTCCTCCGCGGTCTCGACGCTTGCGTCTCCCTCTTCCCGGCGGACGAGTTCAAGCGGCTCGAGGATCGACTCCGCTCCCGCTCATTCAGCGATCCAACCCATCGCCGCTACCAGCGCCATATGCTCCTCGACTCGCGCGATGAAACGCTCGACGCGCAGGGCCGCGTCGCGATTCCGCCGAGCCTCATCGCGCACGCCGCGCTGAAAAAGGAAGTGCTGGTGAACGGCGTGCTCGATCACATCGAAATCTGGAGTCCGGAAGAGTTCGAGAAATACATGGCCTCCTCGGACCGCACGTACGAGGACATGGCCGGAGAGCTTCTCCTGTGACGCGCGCGACGATCGATTCGCGAGCGGCGGGCGCGGCGGATCGACCCACCTATCAGTGGGAGGCCGCGCGCGGCGGCGCGCTCAAGCTCCGACTCTTCGGCAGCCTCGGGCGCCGGGAGCTCACGCGCGTCGTCGACGCGATGGTCGAGTCCGGAGGCTCTCCGCGCGACTCCCTTCGCATCGACTTCGAAGACGTGAGCCATCTGGATTACCGGGGTCTCTCGGAATTCACGTTGGCGCTCCAGCGCCTGCGCGATCGGGGAGCCTCGATCTGGTTTGTCGGGCTGAATCCGTACCTGCGCGCGCTCTTCCATGTGGCCGGCCAGGCGCCGGCTCTGAGCCGTCTCGAATGGCGCGCGACCGACTTCGAATCTGCGAGCTTCGCCCGCAGCCCCGCCGGAATTCCGGGGGCCGCCCGGGCGGAAGCCTGGGGCAAGACCAGGTACTAGGGGATCGCCGATGCCGGGTCACGTCCCGGTACTGAGGCAGGAGGCCGTGCGGCTGCTGGTGACCGACCCTGGGGGAACGTATTTGGACGCGACCCTGGGGTTGGGCGGCCACAGCCGCGAAATCGTGGCGGCGTTGGGAGGGGAGGAGGCTAGGGTCATCGCAATGGATTGCGATCCGGCGGCGGTCGAGCGCGCTCGCGCGAATCCGCCGGCGCCGCCACACCGATTCACCGCCGTCCGCGGGCGGTTCTCCGAGATCGATCAGGTTCTCGGGGGGCTCGGCATCACGGGCGTGCATGGCCTGCTGGCCGATCTCGGCATCTCCTCGGACCAGCTGGACGATCCGGCGCGGGGTCTCTCCTTCGCCCAGGATGGCCCGCTCGACATGCGCCTCGATCCGTCGCTCCCGATGACGGCGGACGCGTGGATCCGGGGAACGGACGACCGCGCCCTCGAGGCGGCCCTCCAATCGTACGGGGAGCTGCCCCGGGCCCGCGCCGCGACGCGCGCGATCCGACGCGCGGCGTCCGAGCACCATCCGCTCACGACGCGCACGCTTCGAGAGGCGCTCCAGCCGATCTATCCCGGTCCATCGCGGCCCCGCCGGATCGCGCAGGCCTTCCAGGCGCTCCGGATCGCCGTGAACCACGAGCTCGAGGAGCTCTCCGCGCTGCTCGAGATCGCGGCGCGCGTCGTTCTGCCCGGCGGCACGCTCTGCGTCATCGCCTATCACTCGCTCGAAGACCGAATGGTGAAAACCGCCATCCGCCCGCCGCGCCCCATGGACGCGTGGGTGGAGCCGACCCCGTCGCCGTGGGTGCCGTTGACCCCGCGGCCGATCCGCCCCTCGGTTGAAGAAGTCCGCTTGAACCCGCGTGCCTCGAGCGCGCGCCTTCGAGCGGCACGGAGAAAGGAGACTGGTTCGTGAGCGTAGCCAGCAACATTCTCGAGATTGTGACCCCCGGCGGAGCGATTTCCGGACGGTCGGGAGGCGCCCCGGCGCGCGCTTCCGCGAGGGCCGATTCCGGCCGCGTCTACCTGAGGCGTTACTCGGTGCAGGCGCCGCGGCCCCGGTACGGCAAGCTGCTCCTCGCGCTCTTCGTGCTGGGCTCGCTCCTCTTCTCCAAGGTCTGGGAGAGCACCATCACGAATTCCCTCTCGATGGAGCGGGAGCGGCTGCGGAGGGAAGTGCGGGGCCTCGAGAACCGGATCCGTCTCTCGTCGGAGCTCCGCGACCAGGCGGCGCTGCGCGAGGGAATCGATTCCCAGACGCTGCGCGCGCAGGGATTCGTCGCCCCCGATCCGGCGCGGATCATCGAGATCGATCTGGATCAGGCGATCCCGCGCGCCGTTTCGCGACCCGGAGTGGTCGACCGGCTCGGCGCGTTCTTCCGGCGAATTCACAAGGGCCGACCCGCGCCGCTTGACGCGGACGTCACGGCCGTGCCGGTGCGGGCGGCGGTGGGTCGATGAGCCCGCGCGATCTTCGTCGTCTCCGCCTCATCGCGGTTCTCGGCATGGGCGCGTTCCTCTTTCTCTTCGCCCGCCTCGTCCAGATTCAATTGCTCGACCACGGCCGGTTCGCCCGGGCGGCGAGACAGCAGCAGACGCAGCGCGTGATCCTTGAGCCGGAGCGCGGCCGGATCTACGACCGTCACCTCCGCTCCCTCGCCGACAACGTCTCGTTGAGCCGGCTTTCGGTCCGTCCGAGCGACGTCAAGAACGCGGGCGCCACGCAGGCCTTCCTCGCGCAGGCGGCGGGGCCGGCGGCCGCGAGCCGCTTCCGCGCCGGCAAGGCGCGGCACGCGGCCTACGTGCGGCTCTCGCCGCACCTGACCCCCGAGCAGGAACTCGCGCTTCGCACCACGGCGCTGCCCGAGGGAGTGCACGTCGAGGAGGTGCCCAGCCGCGTCTACCCGCTCGATCTGGTGGCACGGCCCGTGGTCGGGCTCCTGGGCGGGGAAGGGCTGGGCCTCGAAGGGCTCGAGAAGATGTTCGATCGCGATCTCAGAGGAGGGAGCGGCTGGGCGACCCTCTTCAACGACAATCGGGGGATCACCTATCAGCTGCCGCAGAGCCTCGTGAAGCTTCCCGAGGCCGGCTCGAGCATCATCACGACGATCGATCTCGATGCGCAGTCGATCGCCGCGCTGAAGCTGCGCGAGGCGGTCGAGCGGACCGGCGCGAAGAGCGGCATGGCCGTCTTCGCCGATCCCAGGACCGGCGACATTCTCGCGATGGTGACCGTGGACGATCCGCGCCGGCCGGGCGGCGACGGACACCGGAACCGTCTGATCGCGGACCAGTACGAGCCCGGCTCCACGTTCAAGATCCTTGCAGGTTGCGCCGCGCTCGAGGGGCGTGTCTTTGCCCCATCCGATTCCTTCTGGGTCGAGCGCGGCGAAGGTGATTTCGGCGGGTTCACGATCCACGACTCTCATCCCGAGACCCGGTGGTACTCGGTGCGCAGCGCGACGGCGCTCTCGAGCAACGTCTGCTACGCGCGGATCGGTACCCGCCTTGGCGCGGCGACGCTCTACGACTTCGCCCGTCTTTTCGGATTCGGCCAGGCCACCCGCATCTCGCTGCCCGGAGAGGCGCCCGGCCAGATCCGGCATCCGGACCGGTGGTCGAAGCGCTCGCTCGCGACCATCTCGATCGGCCAGGAGGTCCTGGTCACGCCGATCCAGATGCTGATGGCCTACGCCGCGGTCGCGAACGGGGGCATCCTCCTCCGTCCCCGGATCGTCTCGGCGGTGGTCGACCCGGACGGCGAGCCGATACGGGAGGTCCCGATCGAGCAGGTCCGGCGCGTGATCTCATCGGAGACGGCGAGGACGTTCCGCTCGTTCCTGCGCGACGCGGTGACCCAGGGGACGGCCACGGAAGCGGCTCTGCCCTGGTGCGAGGTGGCCGGAAAGACCGGCACGGCCCAGAAGACCGTGGAGAACGAGCGCGGTTACGGGGTAGGTCGCTACATCTCTTCCTTCATCGGAATGGCCCCCGCTGCCGACCCGGTCGTGGTCGGGCTCATCATCCTGGACGAGCCCAGGGGCGCCTATTACGGCGGCTCCGTCGCGGCCCCGGTCTTCCGGGAAATCCTGGCCGCATGGGCGCTCCAGGGACGCGGACCGATCGCGCTCCCACCCTCCACCGTCGTACGGGTCGATGACGAGGCCCCGGCGGCCGACGCGGTGCCCGACGTACGCCTGCTCGAGCTGAGCCGGGCGCGGGAGGAGCTGGCCCGGGCCGGATACGGAATGCGCGTCGCCGGGATGGGCGCCGTCGGAGGGCGGGTCTCGACCCAGTTGCCCGAGGCTCGGACGGCGGCGCGACCCGGAACCGTGGTCGAGCTGACCCTCGCGGCGCTCGAAGAGGAGGATGCGGCGGTGCCCGATCTCCGCGGTCTCGCGCTTCGCCAGGCGCTCTCGCGGCTCAGCGCCGTGGCCATCGAGATCGGAAGAGTGCGGGGAAGCGGCGTGGTCGTCGATCAGACGCCCGCGCCGGGCGAGCCGGCGCGAAAGGGAACCAAGTGCTCGCTGGTCCTGTCTCCGCGGGGCACGTGATCGCCGCACCCGCAAAGGAGGTTGCCGCCGTGCCGGGGATCTTGGGAGCCGCGGAGGTCGTCGGGAGGCTCGCGGGCGGGTGGGAGCGGGTGCAGTACGACTCGCGCTCGGTCGGGAAGGGAGATCTCTTTGTCGCGGTGAAGGGCGGGCGCACGGACGGGCACGAGTTTCTGCGCGCGGCGGTAGAGAAGGGCGCGGCGGCCGCGGTGGTCGAGCGGCCGGCCGGAGAGCTTCCGATTCCTCAGATCCGCGTGCGGGACAGCCGGCGGGCACTGGCGCAGCTGGCGGCCGAGGAGACCGGGCATCCGTCGAAGGAGCTCGTGATGGTGGGCGTGACGGGAACCAACGGAAAGACGACGACGGCGCACCTGATCCGCGGGGGGCTGGCCGCCCGGGGCGATCGCGTCGGCGTGATCGGAACCGTCGGCTACTCGTTTGAAGGGGCGGAAGAACCCGCTCCGCACACGACGCCCGAGGCGCCGGAGCTTTCGCGGCTTCTGCGCCGCTGGCGCGATCGGGGAGCGACCGCGGTCGCGATGGAGGTCTCGTCGCACGCTTTGGCTTTGGACCGGACATACGGCGTGGCGTTCGACGCGGGAGTTTTCACGAACTTGACGCAAGATCATCTCGATTTCCACGGCACGCTCGAGGCATACCGCGACGCGAAGCTCAGGCTCTTCCGCGCGGAGACCCGAGGTGATCGCTCCAAACAGTTCATGGGGGTGGTGAACATGGACGATCCAGCCGGTCGCTGGATCCGGGAGCATGGAGATCAGCCGTTCCTGGGATTCAGCTCGAAGAGCGCAGCGGAGGTTAAGGCCGAAGACGTGCGGTTCGACCCGGCGGGCACGAGGTTCCGGATCGATACGGCGCACGGCTCTTTTTCGGTCGCCCTCCGCCTGCGCGGTGCTTTCAACGTGATGAACGCGCTCGCAGCATTCTCCGGCTGCATGGCCGTCGGCGCGCCGCCGGCGGCGATCGCCGCCGGGCTCGAGGCGGTCGTCTCCGTTCCGGGGCGGCTCGAGCCGGTCGAGTCGGGGCAGCCGTTCCAGGTGCTGGTCGACTACGCGCACACGCCCGACGCGCTGGAACGCTCGCTCGAGGCCGTGCGCGCGATGAGGCCGCGACGCGTCCTCTGCGTTTTCGGCGCCGGCGGCGACCGCGACCGCGGCAAACGGCCGCTCATGGGGAAGGCGGCGGTTAAAGGCGCCGATCTGGTGTTCCTGACGTCGGACAATCCGCGGAGCGAGGATCCCAACGCCATCCTCGCGGACATCGTGGCGGGGACGGAGGGCGCGACGAACGTGCGCGTCATCGCGGACCGCACCGAGGCGATCCGGGCCGCCGTGGAGGCGTGCCAGGCGGGGGACGTGCTCCTGATCGCCGGGAAGGGTCACGAGACGTACCAGGTATTGAGCGATCGGACCATCGTCCTGGACGACCGGGATCTGGCGCGGCGCGCGCTCGAGGCGAGGGGCTTTCGCCCGTGAGCAGGACCGGCAGCCCTTGGCTCAAGCTGTTCGACGTCCTCGAGGTGACCGGGGGACGTCTCTGGGATCCGATGCCCTCGGGAACCGAGCCGCACTTCTCTGGCTGCGCGATCGATAGCCGTGCGCTGGAGGGCGGGGAGCTCTTCATTCCCTTGCCCGGATCGCACGCCGACGGCCATGACTTCATCGCGGCGGCGTTGAAGGGCGCGGCGGGGGGCAGCTTGATCCGGGCCGGGAGGGCGTCGTCGGCCGAGTGGCCGCGCGCCGGCAAGCCGGTGATCGAGGTGAGGGATCCGCTCGCGGCCCTCCAGGCGCTGGGGCGGCACTGCCGGGACCGCGTTTCGATTCCCGTCGTCGCGGTGACCGGGTCGAACGGCAAGACGACCACCAAGGAGATGATCGCGGCCGTCCTCGGCACCGCGAGCAAAGTGCACAAGAACGTGGGAAACCTGAACAATCACATCGGCGTCCCGCTCACGCTCTGCCGGCTCCGCCCGGAGCACGAGGCGCTTGTCATCGAGCTCGGGATGAGCGCGCGCGGCGAGATCGAATTCCTCGCGACGCTCTGCCGGCCGACCGTGGGCGTCCTCACGAACGCCTCGGCGGCACACCTGGCGCAGCTGGGAACCGTGGAGGAGGTCGCGCGGGCGAAGAGCGAGCTCGCGGCGGCCATCGCTCCCGATGGGCTCCTGGTGCTGAACGCCGACGATCCACTTCTCTGGGAGATGAACCG is part of the Candidatus Eisenbacteria bacterium genome and harbors:
- a CDS encoding GNAT family N-acetyltransferase, with the translated sequence MRVASEVGLVSPPDTSAWDGLVAASPEATVFHTSAWAKLWTEEWKGSKWEAIVVQDSSGYSGGIGMISRRRGIFRTVESMPFGTYGGPIVREGHPDPSAVRRLLMEAYAARVARRLVARSRVTWYEGTAGDFPDNLRPEESITHVLALSSDYESVAKGFSPSTRRLVRQADESALSIRVAETSEDLHAFYEIAVETVRRRGGTPKPYSLYERILKSLVPAGLARYHLVLHEGAAVAASLHLFHEGTAMSWLPVSRESSWHLRPNNYLIASLLETLCGAGYLEYNFGATPLGAAGLVRFKEGWGARPRSVLIAGRRSALHRRLRS
- a CDS encoding glycosyltransferase family 4 protein, producing the protein MRILLLAHAPAVHTRRWAQGLRERGHELRLLTATESEVPSGVPTRVVGWPLPISALRYASARKAVRQELRAFRPDVTVAHFLPSYGFLAALAGATPWMLVCWGSDLLRNATRTPFHRARARWTLRSAQLIHVDAGNLEEAALRLGAEPEKVWKRAWGVNVRALEPKEAWAARRAGSSALRVLWTRQLETLYDPATFVRALGILGRKGVAFRATMAGAGPLRPDLEALARREGIAEQVVFTGWVEGEKLLALYRGHDAYVSLSRSDSTSQSLLEGMAAGLAPVVTDIAGNREWVTHRREGLLVPVGDAEAVACALAEIARDAATAGAMADRARAAVTSGARFDDTLAETEERLRAIAVTAAGRNGALRGDPA
- a CDS encoding glycosyltransferase family 4 protein, which codes for MKRLLVLAYFFPPIGGGGCQRSLKLVRYLDPLGWTSTVVTARDPDYWILDPTLLEEVPNSTEVIRARGMTSHRLLRLLAGGGVAVERRQGGRDPRSFQALRKLQSWLLIPDGYLPWAREAERAAARRIEAGGVDAIWTTSSPESAHLAGKGLKRRFGLPWIADFRDPWVGRVTYAPPTPWHDGRHRALERAVVEAADRVTLVSEAMVALYQGRYPGLPPERFVYVPNGVDSDDWRRVDRLTPTAASIEEENRDRGRLVLLHAGQLAHRPTARTLLGAVRRVIEADPSAEEWIRLRFLGGNEELLPDDLEDLQGIVELEPSRPHLEALAAMKRAGALVLLGHGGEADALLYTGKIYEYLTSGRPVLGILDPGPGADLLRASGAGPVCSARDEGATAEAIGRLFSEWRRGGGLSSAPPRPQAPEWERSAVAARVAGLLSGLDSHPRN
- the mraZ gene encoding division/cell wall cluster transcriptional repressor MraZ — its product is MATFRGSYKHSIDHKGRVSIPARFRRLLSGDASETFVVLRGLDACVSLFPADEFKRLEDRLRSRSFSDPTHRRYQRHMLLDSRDETLDAQGRVAIPPSLIAHAALKKEVLVNGVLDHIEIWSPEEFEKYMASSDRTYEDMAGELLL
- a CDS encoding STAS domain-containing protein; the protein is MTRATIDSRAAGAADRPTYQWEAARGGALKLRLFGSLGRRELTRVVDAMVESGGSPRDSLRIDFEDVSHLDYRGLSEFTLALQRLRDRGASIWFVGLNPYLRALFHVAGQAPALSRLEWRATDFESASFARSPAGIPGAARAEAWGKTRY
- the rsmH gene encoding 16S rRNA (cytosine(1402)-N(4))-methyltransferase RsmH; amino-acid sequence: MPGHVPVLRQEAVRLLVTDPGGTYLDATLGLGGHSREIVAALGGEEARVIAMDCDPAAVERARANPPAPPHRFTAVRGRFSEIDQVLGGLGITGVHGLLADLGISSDQLDDPARGLSFAQDGPLDMRLDPSLPMTADAWIRGTDDRALEAALQSYGELPRARAATRAIRRAASEHHPLTTRTLREALQPIYPGPSRPRRIAQAFQALRIAVNHELEELSALLEIAARVVLPGGTLCVIAYHSLEDRMVKTAIRPPRPMDAWVEPTPSPWVPLTPRPIRPSVEEVRLNPRASSARLRAARRKETGS
- a CDS encoding PASTA domain-containing protein, with product MSPRDLRRLRLIAVLGMGAFLFLFARLVQIQLLDHGRFARAARQQQTQRVILEPERGRIYDRHLRSLADNVSLSRLSVRPSDVKNAGATQAFLAQAAGPAAASRFRAGKARHAAYVRLSPHLTPEQELALRTTALPEGVHVEEVPSRVYPLDLVARPVVGLLGGEGLGLEGLEKMFDRDLRGGSGWATLFNDNRGITYQLPQSLVKLPEAGSSIITTIDLDAQSIAALKLREAVERTGAKSGMAVFADPRTGDILAMVTVDDPRRPGGDGHRNRLIADQYEPGSTFKILAGCAALEGRVFAPSDSFWVERGEGDFGGFTIHDSHPETRWYSVRSATALSSNVCYARIGTRLGAATLYDFARLFGFGQATRISLPGEAPGQIRHPDRWSKRSLATISIGQEVLVTPIQMLMAYAAVANGGILLRPRIVSAVVDPDGEPIREVPIEQVRRVISSETARTFRSFLRDAVTQGTATEAALPWCEVAGKTGTAQKTVENERGYGVGRYISSFIGMAPAADPVVVGLIILDEPRGAYYGGSVAAPVFREILAAWALQGRGPIALPPSTVVRVDDEAPAADAVPDVRLLELSRAREELARAGYGMRVAGMGAVGGRVSTQLPEARTAARPGTVVELTLAALEEEDAAVPDLRGLALRQALSRLSAVAIEIGRVRGSGVVVDQTPAPGEPARKGTKCSLVLSPRGT
- a CDS encoding UDP-N-acetylmuramoyl-L-alanyl-D-glutamate--2,6-diaminopimelate ligase; this translates as MLAGPVSAGHVIAAPAKEVAAVPGILGAAEVVGRLAGGWERVQYDSRSVGKGDLFVAVKGGRTDGHEFLRAAVEKGAAAAVVERPAGELPIPQIRVRDSRRALAQLAAEETGHPSKELVMVGVTGTNGKTTTAHLIRGGLAARGDRVGVIGTVGYSFEGAEEPAPHTTPEAPELSRLLRRWRDRGATAVAMEVSSHALALDRTYGVAFDAGVFTNLTQDHLDFHGTLEAYRDAKLRLFRAETRGDRSKQFMGVVNMDDPAGRWIREHGDQPFLGFSSKSAAEVKAEDVRFDPAGTRFRIDTAHGSFSVALRLRGAFNVMNALAAFSGCMAVGAPPAAIAAGLEAVVSVPGRLEPVESGQPFQVLVDYAHTPDALERSLEAVRAMRPRRVLCVFGAGGDRDRGKRPLMGKAAVKGADLVFLTSDNPRSEDPNAILADIVAGTEGATNVRVIADRTEAIRAAVEACQAGDVLLIAGKGHETYQVLSDRTIVLDDRDLARRALEARGFRP
- a CDS encoding UDP-N-acetylmuramoyl-tripeptide--D-alanyl-D-alanine ligase — encoded protein: MSRTGSPWLKLFDVLEVTGGRLWDPMPSGTEPHFSGCAIDSRALEGGELFIPLPGSHADGHDFIAAALKGAAGGSLIRAGRASSAEWPRAGKPVIEVRDPLAALQALGRHCRDRVSIPVVAVTGSNGKTTTKEMIAAVLGTASKVHKNVGNLNNHIGVPLTLCRLRPEHEALVIELGMSARGEIEFLATLCRPTVGVLTNASAAHLAQLGTVEEVARAKSELAAAIAPDGLLVLNADDPLLWEMNRRRAVPIRSYALDNAEADLRPTQISTTAVGGTRFTLPDGTVVSLSLLGRHNARNALAAIAVGDHLGVPRDRAAAALHALRPTRHRLELIESKRGVSIVDDVYNANPASMREALALLGSMETGGARRAVLADMLELGVGAESLHEEVGRLVPPDSWLYVAGTYATAVERGARDAGLPASRIRRFEDVPEMAAAVSKDAKRGDLILVKASRGMRLERVVQALEPGSAGKD